The genomic window CGTATTTTATATATTTGAGGTTGTAGATAAAAATATTTTTCTGCGCCGACAGCACTATGCCTATATCGTCCTTGAAAAGGCTGAGCTCGAATATATAGGCCCTTATCCTGCTCTTGGTCTCCCTGATCTTCTGCTGGTCGGACGTGAAGCGGAAGATTATCAGCATCAGTATTCCGATGAGGAGCGAGAAAACTGCGAGCGACCATACGGGATCGATTGCTTTGAAAGGCGAGATGATAATGTTAAAGAACCCGCTTACCGCTGAATTGAAATTCTGCATTTGTTCCATTGCCGAAAATGAGAGCCGCTGAGCCGTCTCCATGCGCAGGGGAGGCGTGGTTTCACTGCGGCTCTTACGATACTTTCTTGTCTACTCGATATATCCGAGTCCCTTGAGTCTCTTTGCGACCTTTTCTTCATCTTCCGGGGATTGTTTCTGTCCCTTCTTTATTTCCCTTTCGAGCGTATACGCTATGAACTCTTCGACCGACGTATAGCCGGCTCCCTCGGCGTGCTTCCTGCATCTCTCTAGCAGGTCCTTATCCAGTTTTATTTTCGATCCGCCGAACATATATGTTCCTCCTTATACAGGCGTTAATTATTTCCGGTAATATCTTCCTTGAATATGCTGTGGCCTATCATCCCGTCCTGCTTCGGGATCCCGAACTCCTCTAGGATCGTCGGGGCCAGGTCCGTGAGTGCGGGTCTTTCCGACTTTATCTCCTTGTTCGAGAGCAGGATGCCCGGTACGAGCGCGGCCTCCATAAGGTGGTCTCCGCTCCATTTCTGCTTGTTGTCTCTCAGTATCCCCTCGGGGAAACTGCCTAGCACGGTCTCCCAGGAAGCCCGGTACCCCTTATTGTAACCCACTATGAGGTCGGGCGCATCCTGTAGATACGGGCCGCTGTATACCTCCTCCGCCCTGTAAACCCTTGAAATCACCTGCTCCCCGTTTTTGGGGTCCCTAATCGTAAGGAGCTTTTCGGATATCTCGTCGAGGAGCTCATCCCTGTCAGCAGGCTCTACCGTCCCTTTGAACTCCCTGCCCTTCAAATTCAAAAAGAGACCGTTGAACCCGACCCCGTATGCGCGCGTCTTGTCCCAGTCTACGTTCTTGAAGAACTCGCCCTCGGAGTCGTCGATAAGGTGCGCGTATCCGTTTTCCTTGAGCCACGTATTAAGGTTAAATGCCCTGTAAAACGGGGCAAATCCGTGGTCGGACAGTACGATGACGGTGGTATAGCCGTCGATAGAGTCGAGCACGCGCCCGAGCACTTTGTCCATTTCGATATATGTGTTCTCGATCACCGCTTTGAGCTTGCTCCCTTTGTCATAGGCCGGGTGTTTCGGGTCCATCGTGCGCCAGAACATATGCGAGAGCTGGTCGACCCTGCCGATATAGAAGAAGAGGAGTCCCGAGCGGAACCTGCCGAGCTCGTAGCCGAGCATATCCTGCTCCTCGCCGAAGGCTATGTTCGTCTGGTCGAGGAACTCGCCGTCTTCGAGCACAAGCTCTGACAGAGCTTTTGAATCTTCCGGTATCCCCTGCGTGTAATAGAGACCCACATTCTCCGCTATCTCGGCCGAGTAATCCTCCGGCGTGGAGATAGGGAGGGCGGGATTGGATGGGTCGATATTTACGGGCGTCGCATACATCTTGAAATTAGGCCTCAGCTCCTTAATGTAAAAGCGCACTATCCCGCTCGCCTTTTCCATATAAGGCAGCAATTCGTAATTTATCCTGACCCAGTCGCTCCACTCGCCTTCCTTGATTATGTATTGCTTGCCCTGGAGAGAAATTTTCGCTACCGCGTTATCGGGGTCTATAAAAACGGTGAAATCCACCCTGCTCTCGGGCGCGTCTTTCCTGAACGTATTAATAGGCCCGGGGAGCCTGCCGCGGACTTTATTCCTGAAAACGTCGACGGGAAAAATCTTGCCGCCCGACAGGTTCTCGAATTTGTCCGTGTCCTCGTCGGTATAATACGAATAAGTCCCGTACGTGCCCTGTATATCGGGCGTGCCCATTCCCGAGAGCTGGTAGGCCTTATCGTCCACAGTCGGAAAATTCGCAGGCACGCGGAATACAGTCGTAGGGATGCCGTTCTCCGAGAGGTACTCCCAGAACGCCTTGCCCTGACGCAGCAGAGAAACATTGCCCGAGGAGAGAGGTATCACCCATTTGCCGATTCTGACGGTCTTTGCGGCTGATTCGGTCCTGGAAGTAGACAGGTAGGGGAAGACGTTTTCGGGGTCCCTGTGGATGAAGTCGAATATTCCGTGCCCGCCCGGGTTCATGCCGGTGATGAAGTCCGACCAGGCTACAGGGCTCTGCGGAGGGACGCTCGTCTGGAGAGGCATGTAGCCGCCCGTTTCGCTGAGCTTACTGAAGTTAGGCAATTTCCCCTCATCCATGAGGCGCGTTACGATTTTCGGGTCCATGCCGTCGAACCCTATGACTATCATCTTCTTGTCCGTGCCGTCCGCACCGGCATGGGACGGCGCCTCACCTTCTCCGCATCCCGCTGATAAGAGCAGGAGCGCGATAAATACGGAAAAGAAGATTGAATTTCTTAAAAAGGACAAATAGTTCTGTTTCATCTAGCAGCCGTCGTGTTAATTTTTATAGTGGTTTTAGCCTCTCGGGCAAGAGTGACGGGTAAATTTTCGTTGCGATTTTAGACCGCTCTCTTCTTCTCCTCTTCCTCGAATTCACTCCCGCCTTCCTGAACGATCTCCGCCGGTTCATCGAAGAGAGGTTTTCCTTTCATATAGTTTGGTATCCCCACGCCGAATAGCTTAAGCACTGTCGGAGCCATATCGTTAAGGTGAGGGTTCTCTTTCGCTATCCTGCGGTTCGAGAAAATGACGCCCGGCACTATTTTGGGATCGACGCAGTGGTCGCCGCTCCAGTGTTTCGTGTTATCCTCGAACACGTCCTCCGTAACGCGCCCCACGGCGCACGTCCACGAGCTCCTGTACCCCGCATTATAACCGACAAGCAGGTCAGGTGCGTCGTGTTTGTAAGGTCCCGTTGAAGAGGCGTCCGTGTCTATGACCTCCCTTATCGCCACGTCTCCCCATTGCTCGTCCCTGAGTCCCGTGAGCTTCCTTATGAGCTCGGACTTCAGGAGCGAGACCTCTTCCCCTTCCTCTACAACCCCCTTCATTTCCCTTCCCTTTCTGTTTATGAATATTCCGGCGAGTCCGAGCGAGAAAGCGCGCGTCCCTTCCCAGTCCACGTCCTGAAACCAGTCGCCGCTCGTGCTCCGGCCTTCCCTGAGCTTGAGGTATCCCTCCTTAAAGAGCCAGCTGTTCAGATTGACTCCCCGTTTGAACTGGGTGAATCCGTGGTCGGATATCACCATCAGCACCGTCTTGTCGTCCGTGTATTCGAGGGCCCTGCCGATCAGCCCGTCCATCCTGACATAAAGGTCTTCTATGACGTTCTTATACTTCTCTGTCTCCTTGCCCTTGTTAGCCGGGTGGCCGTCATCGAGGCAGCGGAAGAACATGTGCTGTACCCTGTCGGTCGTGTCGAAGACGCACGTGCAGAGCCCTCTCGGGGTTCTCTCCAAAGCGTTAAAAAACATCTTCTCCCTCTCTTCGTAGAGCAGGTAGGCCTGTTCTAAAAATGCGTCTTCGTCTATCACGCCTTCGTTAAGCGCCCAGGTGTCTTCCGCGAGCCCGAGCGTCCCGAACGAGCCCTGGAGCTTGGCGAGGTATATGGAATATATGAAGGGATGGGATATGGGGAGGGCCGGATTCTCGGGATCGATGTTGATGGGAGTAACGTACATATCGAACCCCTCATCGAGGGTGTTTATATAAAAGCGGCATATGCCGTGCACTTTTATTCCCAGCCCCGCCGGGAACGAAAGCCTTATCCAGGGGGAGTACTTCCTCGGCGCGAGCCCGAAGCGCTGTCCGGATACATCGATAAACGCCTTCCCGGCGCCCTTGTCGATCCTTATTTTCAGCGGGATTTTGATTTCCTCTCCTGACCTGACGAGGCTGTTTTCCGGGCCGTATAACAGCGTATCGATCACCCCGTCCTTTATTTCCACGAACCTGCTTACCCCTCCTGTCTCGACTTCGTTCTTATCCTTGTCGGTCGTATAGTGCGCGAATGTGCCCTGCGAGCCCTTCAAGTCGGGGACGCACATGCCGGAGAGCATTACGCCGTTGAATTTCTCGGGCGGGAACGTTATCGGGACGCGCAGAACTGTGCTCCATATCCCGTGCTCGCCGAGAATCTTCCAGAAGGGGCGGCCTTTCCTCAGCAGCTTCATCCTCGGCTTCCCGAGCGGTATCATGTACTTCCCGATCGGGAGCACTTTCGAAGCTTTACCTATTTCGGCTGAGGTGAGCATCGGTTGATACGTGCAGGGGTCTCTCGTAATGAAATCGAATATGTTGTGGTGCGAAGGGTCGACACCGGTCATGAAGGAGGACCATGCAACGGGTGAAATGGAGGGGTAGCTCGTCGCGAGAGACGTGAAAGTACCCCGCTCGGTCAATCTCGCAAAGTTAGGGAGCTTTCCCCTTTTCATGAATTCTTCGGACAGCTTCGGGTCCATGCCGTCGAGCCCTATTATTATCACGCGTGTTACGCTGCTTTTCGCTCTCCTGCCGCTCCGCAGTAGGGCCCTCACCGCATAGCGTACAGGCCAGGAAAGAAGGTAGAAGATTGCGAGCGCGAACGTCACTATGAGTATCAGGAAGGACGACAAAAACGCGAACCCCGCGCCGGGCCCTATATATGCGTGAGCGCTTCCGGTTAGAGCGTGACAGAGGACCAGAGAAATAACTAATGTAGCAGCTATTTTTTTCAGATTTTTCCTCGGCATTTAATCCGGTATTCTAATGGAGTTTTTATATGATGTCATTTCCTGTCGGGGTTCTCGCGGGTCTTTACTGACATCTTGACTGAGAAAGGGCTACTGGATGTAATTGAGCGCCTTGAGCTTCTCTGTCTTTTCTTTATCCAGAGCTGCCTTTTCCGTGTTTGTGACGCCTAGCTCCTTGGTCAGCATCTCTGATTTCCGGCCGTGGTTTTCCATTATGTTTTTGGCCTGATCGGTTTTTAATTTGTTCCGGGACAGCGCGAGCGGGCTCTGCTCCCCCGGGTCAGTCTTGAGGTCGTAGAGCTCGCCACGCCCCGTCACAAGGCTCTGGATGTATTTAGTGCCGCTGAAAATTACCCCCTCCCTGTTTTCGTAGTAAAGAAGACCCGTGCTTACTAAAGGCTCCTCGGCATAAGAAGAGGGGCTTTCGGCTAGCAGCGGGGCCAGGGAATCTGCTGTTGCGGATGCGCTTTCGTTCGGTATTCGCACTATGTCGAGCACGGTCGGCATGAGGCTTTGAGTAGTAACCTCCTCCTCAACGATTATTCCCGTATGCCTGCCGGGCAGCTTGACTATGAGCGGGACGTGAATCAGCTCGTTATAGAGAGTGTGGCCGTGCTCGAACCCGCCGTGGTCCCAGAATTCTTCGCCGTGGTCGCTCGTGAGTATTATCAGCGAGCTCTTATAGAGGCTGTTCTCCTTGAACGCGTCAAGCAGCCTCCCTACGTTCGCATCGACATAACGGACCTCGGCGTCATAGAGCTCCTTTATCCATTTCCTCTGTGAGGCGTTGGGGGCGAAATGTCCGTCCCTTATCGCGGACGCGCTCTCGAGCTTGTAACCTATGAAACCGTCGGGCACTGCGTCTTTGGAAATGTATTCTCTCGGCGGCGTGTACGGCAAATGCGGGTCGTAATAATGCACCCACAGGAAGAAATCGGAGTCCCTGTTCTTCCCGATCCAGTCGATCGCCATATCGGTCAATTCTCCGGTGGACGCGTACGGATTCATCGCGCGAGGGTATGTTTTTTTTATCAGGAACGCGCCGAACGAATCGACTATCATTTGCCGTCTCGGGTAAAAATTATATTCCATGAAGCCCTGGTCTATATTGAATTCCGGATGGAGATAAAAGTTGTCGCCTATCGCCGCCGTGTAATAACCGGAGTCCCGCAGGTACTCGGCGATCGTTTTGAATTTCTCAGGTAACACGGAATCGAACGCGATAGTTTTATGGACGGTAGGGGACACCCCGGTCATCATGGACGAAAAGGACGGAAGAGTCCAG from Thermodesulfobacteriota bacterium includes these protein-coding regions:
- a CDS encoding alkaline phosphatase family protein is translated as MPRKNLKKIAATLVISLVLCHALTGSAHAYIGPGAGFAFLSSFLILIVTFALAIFYLLSWPVRYAVRALLRSGRRAKSSVTRVIIIGLDGMDPKLSEEFMKRGKLPNFARLTERGTFTSLATSYPSISPVAWSSFMTGVDPSHHNIFDFITRDPCTYQPMLTSAEIGKASKVLPIGKYMIPLGKPRMKLLRKGRPFWKILGEHGIWSTVLRVPITFPPEKFNGVMLSGMCVPDLKGSQGTFAHYTTDKDKNEVETGGVSRFVEIKDGVIDTLLYGPENSLVRSGEEIKIPLKIRIDKGAGKAFIDVSGQRFGLAPRKYSPWIRLSFPAGLGIKVHGICRFYINTLDEGFDMYVTPINIDPENPALPISHPFIYSIYLAKLQGSFGTLGLAEDTWALNEGVIDEDAFLEQAYLLYEEREKMFFNALERTPRGLCTCVFDTTDRVQHMFFRCLDDGHPANKGKETEKYKNVIEDLYVRMDGLIGRALEYTDDKTVLMVISDHGFTQFKRGVNLNSWLFKEGYLKLREGRSTSGDWFQDVDWEGTRAFSLGLAGIFINRKGREMKGVVEEGEEVSLLKSELIRKLTGLRDEQWGDVAIREVIDTDASSTGPYKHDAPDLLVGYNAGYRSSWTCAVGRVTEDVFEDNTKHWSGDHCVDPKIVPGVIFSNRRIAKENPHLNDMAPTVLKLFGVGIPNYMKGKPLFDEPAEIVQEGGSEFEEEEKKRAV
- a CDS encoding sulfatase-like hydrolase/transferase, whose protein sequence is MRRTGDSARQIMIAALAVSLSIALLDASIGIVTTETKFLMFRSILLPVAVTAGFSLLLILVLWYFMGARLAKRFDLEIIPAVVSLGIGIGVTELLISLNHRDFNADWAAFRTELLAFIVISVFALVISYHVSKRIYRSQSGALAGSMLSIMMPLLLTIVMIMIWLNKHSEVTVYDLSLGFITIVIITLGLFFLLVKTGFNTAVPLSVLMVLAIGGGPVYFVMSEKTYEPSATGFTPSSDHKVRHVILISIDTLRSDALSSYGSERISTPNIDGLAMDGALFKNAYSAAPWTLPSFSSMMTGVSPTVHKTIAFDSVLPEKFKTIAEYLRDSGYYTAAIGDNFYLHPEFNIDQGFMEYNFYPRRQMIVDSFGAFLIKKTYPRAMNPYASTGELTDMAIDWIGKNRDSDFFLWVHYYDPHLPYTPPREYISKDAVPDGFIGYKLESASAIRDGHFAPNASQRKWIKELYDAEVRYVDANVGRLLDAFKENSLYKSSLIILTSDHGEEFWDHGGFEHGHTLYNELIHVPLIVKLPGRHTGIIVEEEVTTQSLMPTVLDIVRIPNESASATADSLAPLLAESPSSYAEEPLVSTGLLYYENREGVIFSGTKYIQSLVTGRGELYDLKTDPGEQSPLALSRNKLKTDQAKNIMENHGRKSEMLTKELGVTNTEKAALDKEKTEKLKALNYIQ
- a CDS encoding alkaline phosphatase family protein — its product is MKQNYLSFLRNSIFFSVFIALLLLSAGCGEGEAPSHAGADGTDKKMIVIGFDGMDPKIVTRLMDEGKLPNFSKLSETGGYMPLQTSVPPQSPVAWSDFITGMNPGGHGIFDFIHRDPENVFPYLSTSRTESAAKTVRIGKWVIPLSSGNVSLLRQGKAFWEYLSENGIPTTVFRVPANFPTVDDKAYQLSGMGTPDIQGTYGTYSYYTDEDTDKFENLSGGKIFPVDVFRNKVRGRLPGPINTFRKDAPESRVDFTVFIDPDNAVAKISLQGKQYIIKEGEWSDWVRINYELLPYMEKASGIVRFYIKELRPNFKMYATPVNIDPSNPALPISTPEDYSAEIAENVGLYYTQGIPEDSKALSELVLEDGEFLDQTNIAFGEEQDMLGYELGRFRSGLLFFYIGRVDQLSHMFWRTMDPKHPAYDKGSKLKAVIENTYIEMDKVLGRVLDSIDGYTTVIVLSDHGFAPFYRAFNLNTWLKENGYAHLIDDSEGEFFKNVDWDKTRAYGVGFNGLFLNLKGREFKGTVEPADRDELLDEISEKLLTIRDPKNGEQVISRVYRAEEVYSGPYLQDAPDLIVGYNKGYRASWETVLGSFPEGILRDNKQKWSGDHLMEAALVPGILLSNKEIKSERPALTDLAPTILEEFGIPKQDGMIGHSIFKEDITGNN